The Mixophyes fleayi isolate aMixFle1 chromosome 1, aMixFle1.hap1, whole genome shotgun sequence genome includes a region encoding these proteins:
- the POLR3G gene encoding DNA-directed RNA polymerase III subunit RPC7 isoform X2 yields the protein MAGKARGRGASFTFDLQAIGFSRGDALPETSVQPLPLFPRSDNKPVPLLEGDEQAYLLALKQELRGNMRKLPYYIGKEVKKQSTERYITKYEIEAQKKLLETWIPDWRILPREMKAVKNTKKRVKKAKVVKPSSSVDVLKKIEELEKKGDGEKSDEETENKEKKKGEDDEEEAEVEMEEEEEHEEENDYIASYFEDGDDFGNSDDNMDEATY from the exons ATGGCTGGCAAGGCAAGGGGTAGAGGGGCTTCCTTCACATTTGACCTTCAAGCCATTGGCTTTTCAAGGGGTGATGCTCTTCCAGAAACATCAGTGCAGCCCTTGCCCCTATTCCCA CGTTCAGACAACAAACCTGTTCCTCTACTGGAAGGCGACGAGCAGGCCTATTTACTAGCATTAAAACAAGAGCTACGAGGCAACATGAGAAAATTGCCATACTATATAGGAAAAGAAGTTAAAAAGCAAA GTACTGAAAGGTATATTACAAAGTATGAAATTGAAGCACAAAAAAAACTCCTTGAGACATGGATACCAG ATTGGCGAATCCTTCCAAGGGAGATGAAAGCTGTCAAGAATACAAAGAAAC GTGTGAAAAAAGCAAAAGTAGTTAAGCCCAGCAGCAGTGTGGATGTCCTAAAGAAAATTGAG GAATTGGAAAAAAAAGGTGATGGTGAAAAATCTGATGAAGAAACTGAAAATAAGGAAAAGAAGAAGGGCGAGGATGATGAAGAGGAGGCAGAGGTAGAaatggaagaggaggaggaacaCGAAGAA GAAAATGACTACATTGCTTCCTATTTTGAAGATGGAGATGATTTTGGCAACAGTGATGACAATATGGATGAAGCTACCTATTAG
- the POLR3G gene encoding DNA-directed RNA polymerase III subunit RPC7 isoform X1: MLMWVLVEMSNTVTITTQILSMAGKARGRGASFTFDLQAIGFSRGDALPETSVQPLPLFPRSDNKPVPLLEGDEQAYLLALKQELRGNMRKLPYYIGKEVKKQSTERYITKYEIEAQKKLLETWIPDWRILPREMKAVKNTKKRVKKAKVVKPSSSVDVLKKIEELEKKGDGEKSDEETENKEKKKGEDDEEEAEVEMEEEEEHEEENDYIASYFEDGDDFGNSDDNMDEATY; this comes from the exons GTATGGCTGGCAAGGCAAGGGGTAGAGGGGCTTCCTTCACATTTGACCTTCAAGCCATTGGCTTTTCAAGGGGTGATGCTCTTCCAGAAACATCAGTGCAGCCCTTGCCCCTATTCCCA CGTTCAGACAACAAACCTGTTCCTCTACTGGAAGGCGACGAGCAGGCCTATTTACTAGCATTAAAACAAGAGCTACGAGGCAACATGAGAAAATTGCCATACTATATAGGAAAAGAAGTTAAAAAGCAAA GTACTGAAAGGTATATTACAAAGTATGAAATTGAAGCACAAAAAAAACTCCTTGAGACATGGATACCAG ATTGGCGAATCCTTCCAAGGGAGATGAAAGCTGTCAAGAATACAAAGAAAC GTGTGAAAAAAGCAAAAGTAGTTAAGCCCAGCAGCAGTGTGGATGTCCTAAAGAAAATTGAG GAATTGGAAAAAAAAGGTGATGGTGAAAAATCTGATGAAGAAACTGAAAATAAGGAAAAGAAGAAGGGCGAGGATGATGAAGAGGAGGCAGAGGTAGAaatggaagaggaggaggaacaCGAAGAA GAAAATGACTACATTGCTTCCTATTTTGAAGATGGAGATGATTTTGGCAACAGTGATGACAATATGGATGAAGCTACCTATTAG